A segment of the Ramlibacter agri genome:
CGACCAAGGTGCCGGCCGGTGAGGTCTTCGGCTTCCTGAAAGGGCGCCTGGCGCAGTGATCAGCCGCAGGTCCCTGCTGCACACCGTCCCCGCGGGCCTGGGCCTGGCGCTGGCGGGCGGGCGGGCGCAGGCGGGCGCGCAGGTGGAGGAGCCGCTGGCCGACTCGGTCCGCACGGCGCTCACCGCCGCCGTGGCCAATGGCGCGCCGCCGGTGCCGGACTTCGCGACGGTCGACGCGCGCCTGCAGTACCTGCGCTGGCTCGGGCAGATGAGCCACAAGCTGCAGCGGCGCACGCCGGACTGGAACGAGCGCAAGGAATTCCTGCAGACGGTCTGGTACGAGAGCAAGCGCGCGGGGCTCGACCCCGGCCTGGTGCTGGGGCTGGTCCAGGTGGAGAGCGGCTTCCGCAAGTTCGCCGTGAGCGTCGTCGGCGCGCGCGGCTACATGCAGGTGATGCCTTTCTGGACGCGTCTCATCGGCAATGGCGACCCGTCGGCGCTGTTCCACATGCAGACCAACCTGCGCTTCGGCTGCGTGATCCTGCGCCACTACCTGGACCGCGAAGGGGGTGACCTCTATTTCGCGCTGGGCCGCTACAACGGCAGCCGCGGGCAGGCGCAGTATCCGCGCGCGGTGCTGGGGGCGGGGCGCAATTGGGTGTTCGTCGACAGCCCGCTGCCGGAGCGTTCGCCGGATCCGGGCAGGCCGGCGGAGAAGGTTCCCGGCGGCCCTTGATCGCCTATTGAACGAAGCCGATCCTCGTCTTCGCCCCACCCAGCTTCGGCAGGTCCTCCACCGCGATCGCCCCGCGGTTCGCCAGCCGCGCATTGCCGAACCCCGTCATCAGCGCCCGGCGCATCTCGCGCGGCGCCAGTTCGGCCAGCAGGTCCAGCACGTCGTCGGCCGGTTCCTCGTCGAAGCGGCGGCCCCAGCCGTGTTCGGCGCGGATGCCGCGGTACAGGTTCAGCGCGATCGCGCGCGCCTGTTCCGGCGAGGGCGCATCGATCTCGAACACGTTCAGGCGGTTCAGGATCGGCTCGGGAATGCAGCGGTCGTCGTTGGCCGTCATGATCCAGATCACCTGGCTCGCGTCCAGCGCGATCTCGGCGAATTCGTCCATGAAGGATTCGGCGGTGTCGTGTTCCAGCAGGCTGTACAGCGAACCGAGCGGGTCGTACTGCGCGTCGGCGCTGGCCTTGTCGATCTCGTCGACGACGATCACCGGGTTGGCGTACTGGCCGTCCACCAGCGCCTCGAACACCTTGCCCGGCTTCGCGCCCTTCCACTGCGAGGAGGCGCCCGAAAGAAGCCAGCCGGCCGTCATCGAGCTCATGGGGACGAGGCTCATGCCGGTGCCCAGCAACTCGGCGAGGTGGCGCGCGAAGTGGGTCTTGCCGATGCCCGGCGGGCCGAGCAGGAGCATGGGCGTGACCTCGAGGCCATCGCCGGAGTCCTGCGCGAGCGCCACGTGGCGCTTGACGTCGTCGAGCGCGGCGCTGAAGTTGGGGAGCTGTTCGTAGAGGGCGGCCATCTCGGGGACGCCGCTCGGCTTGACCTGGAAGCGCACGGGCCCGAGCTCCAGCATGCGTTCGTAGGTGGCGCGCAGGCTTTCGTGGTCGCGCGGGGGCAGCTTGGCGAGCTTCCGTTCGACGTCGTGCGGGCGGAAGATGCTGCGCACGTTCGCGATGGGCAGCTTCAGGCCGGGGTTGCTGGGGACGAGGCTGCGTGATTCCATGACCGCTCCTTCAACGACTGTGCTTTGATTCGAGCATACGTCGTGCCAGGGGGCAAGGAATGCGGCCCGCTGCCGCACGAGCTTGTCAGCGCGCGTCGACAGCAGAGGCAAGCGTGGCTGCCGTTGGCAGCCACGGGAGGGGACTGCTACTGGCCGAGGACCTGTTGCAGTTCGCCGCTCTGGTACATCTCCATCATGATGTCCGAGCCGCCGATGAACTCGCCCTTCACATACAGCTGCGGGATGGTGGGCCAGTTGCTGAATTCCTTGATGCCCTGGCGGATCTCGTCGTCCTCCAGCACGTTCACGGTCTTCAGCTGCTTGGGGTCGACGCCGCAGGCCTTGAGGATCTGCACGGCGCGGCCGGAGAAGCCGCACATGGGGAAGGCCGCGTTCCCCTTCATGAACAGCAGCACTTCGCTGTTCTTCACCAGGTCGTTGATGCGTTGCTGGACGTCGCTCATCTGAATCTCTCCTCGGCAGGGCAAACCTGCTTCAACATTGCGGCGAATTATCCCAGTTCAAGCCGGCGGCCGCCGGAGCAGCGGTCGATGCCCGCAAGATCGCTTCGGCTGCCGGCTTGCGCCAGCCCGGCGCCGGCCAGCAAAGCCCGGACCGCTTCGGCCTGGTCGTGGCCATGCTCCAGCAGCAGCCAGCCGCCCGGCGCCAGCAGCGGCGGCGTCACGGCGGCGATGCGGCGGATGTCGTCCAGCCCGTCGGCGCCCGCCACCAGGGCCGACAGCGGCTCATGCTTCAAGGCCGGCAGGTGCGGGTCGCCTGCCGCAACATACGGCGGGTTGCTGACGACCAGATCGTAAGGCCCGTTGCTGCCCTCCAGCCAGTCGGCCTGGCGGAAAGCGACCGGCAGCCCCAGCCGCTGCGCGTTGGCGCTCGCCACCGCCAGGGCTTCGGCGCTGCGGTCGATGGCCTCCACCTTCGCATCGGGGCGTGCCTGCTGCAGGGCCAGCGCGATGGCGCCGCTGCCGGTGCCGAGGTCGATGATGCGCGGCGCGCTGCGGCCCTGCAGGACTTCGAGCGCCCATTCGACCAGCGTCTCGGTGTCCGGGCGCGGCACCAGCACGCGGGCATCCACCGCGAGTGGCAGGCCGTAGAACTCCTTCTCGCCGACGAGATAGGCGACCGGTTCGCCGTCGGCGCGGCGCCGGCACAGGACGGCATAGCGCTGCGCGTCCGCGGGCGACAAGGCGTCGTCGTCATGCGCGATCAGCCAGCCGCGGTCCTGCGCCGCGCGGCCCAGCACGTGCAGCAGGAGCAGCTGCGCATCGAGGCGGTCCAGCCCCGACGCGGCCAAGGCCTCGCGCAAATTCACGAGCGCGCCGCTCCCATGCCCACTTCCAGCTCCTCCAGCTGTTCGGCGCGGCGCGCCAACAGCAGGGCCTCGACCACTTCGTCGAGGTCGCCTTCCATGATGAAGCTCAGCTTGTACAGCGTGAGGTTGATGCGGTGGTCCGTCATGCGGCCCTGCGGGAAGTTGTAGGTGCGGATGCGGTCCGAGCGGTCGCCGCTGCCGATCAGGCCCTTGCGCATTGCCGCGTCCTTGGCGGCGCGCTCGGAGCGGTCCTTCTCGCGGATCCGCGCGGCCAGCACCTGCATGGCCTTGGCCTTGTTGCGGTGCTGCGAGCGGTCGTCCTGGCACTCGGCCACGATGCCGGTCGGGATGTGCGTGATGCGCACCGCCGAATCGGTCTTGTTCACGTGCTGGCCGCCGGCGCCGGAAGCGCGGTAGGTGTCGATGCGCAGGTCGGCGGGATTGATCTGCACGGCCTGCGCTTCATCGGGCTCAGGCAGCGCCGCTACGGTGCAGGCGCTGGTGTGGATGCGGCCCTGGCTTTCGGTGGCGGGCACGCGCTGCACGCGGTGGCCGCCCGATTCGAACTTGAGCTTGCCGTAGGCGCCTTCGCCGACCATGCGCACGACGACTTCCTTGAAGCCGCCGACTTCGCCTTCGCTTTCGCTCACGAGCTCGGTGCGCCAGCCCTGGCGCTCGGCGTAGCGGGTGTACATGCGCAGCAGGTCGCCGGCGAACAGCGCCGACTCGTCGCCGCCGGTGCCGGCGCGGATTTCCAGGAAGACGTTGCGCACGTCATCGGGGTCGCGCGGCAGCAGCAGCGTCTGCAGCTCGGTTTCGAGCGCAGGCAGTTCGGTTTCGAGGGAAGCGATCTCCTCCTTGGCCATGTCGGCCATCTCGGGATCGTCCAGCATCTCGCGCGCCTGGGCGAGGTTGGCCTCCTGCTGCAGGAAATCCTGGAAGCGGCCGGCGACTTCGCTGACTTCGGCGTGCTCGCGCGTGAGCTCGCGGAAACGCTCCATGTTGTTGACCACCTCGGGCTGCGACAGGAAAAAGTCCAGCTCCTGCAGGCGGACGGGGAAGCGCTCGAGTTGTTGTCTGAGGAAAGGTTTCACGTTCGGACCAGGTGAACGCAGAAGCCGCAGAGGTTACGCAGAAACCGCAGAAGAAAGCCCGATGGATTTTTCCGCGTCTTTTGCGTCACCTCTGCGTCTTCTGCGTTGAAAAGGCGGAGGCGCGCCAAGGACGCGGAAGCTAACGCTCTTTGCGCAGGAAGAAGTGCTCGATCGCCTGGCTGGCGCGCTGGCGCGAGTCGGCGTCGCCGGCGTGCAGTTCGGCCATGGCGCCGTGCAGCATCTTTTGGGTGAGGCCCTTCGACAGCGCCTCCAGCACGGCATCGACGTCTTCGCCCCGGGCCAGCAGCTTGCGGGCGCGGGCCAGTTCCAGCGTGCGCCATTCGTCCGCCTGGGCATTCAGCTGGCGGATCAGCGGCACGGCGCGGCGCTGGTCCATCCAGTGCAGGAAGCTCTGGACGCCGGCGTCGATGATGGCCTCGGCCTGGGCCACCGCGGCCTGGCGGTTGGCCTGGCCGGTCTGCACCACGTGGGCCAGGTCGTCCACCGTGTACAGGTAGACGTCCTCCAGCTCCTTGACCTCGGGCTCGATGTCGCGTGGCACCGCCAGGTCCACCATGAACATGGGGCGGTGCTTGCGCGCTTTCAGCGCCCGCTCCACGGCGCCGAGGCCGATGATGGGCAGCTGGCTGGCGGTGGAACTGACCACCACGTCGAATTCATGCAGGCGCGCCGGCAGGTCCGCCAGGCGCATCACCTCGGCGCCGAAGCGGCTGGCCAGCTTCTCGCCGCGCTCCAGGGTGCGGTTGGCGACGGCGATCGACTTCGGGTTCTTCGCCGCGAAGTGCGTCGCGGCCAGTTCGATCATCTCGCCGGCACCCACGAACAGCACGCGCACCTGGCCCAGGTCTTCGAACAGCTGGCCCGCCAGGCGCACCGAGGCGGCCGCCATGCTGATGGAATGGGCGCCGATGTCGGTGGAGGAGCGCACTTCCTTGGCCACCGCAAAGGAGCGCTGGAACAGCTGGTTGAGGGTGGTGCCCAGGGCGCCGGCCTCTTCGGCGGCGCGCACGGCGTCCTTCAGCTGGCCCAGGATCTGCGCTTCGCCCAGCACCATGGAATCCAGCCCGCTGGCGACCCGGAAGGCGTGGCGGGCGGCGTGGCCGTCCTGCAGCATGTAGGAGTGGCTGCGCAGCAGGCCGGGGGCGACGCCGCCCGAATGGGCCAGCCACTCGATGGTGGGTTCGATGGCGTGCTGGTTGCCGGCGCAGTAGATCTCGGTGCGGTTGCAAGTGGAGAGAATGGCGGCTTCGCCGGTGGCCAGGCTGCCCCGCAACGAGGACAGCGTCGGGCCGATCTGGTCCAGGGCGAACGCGAAGCGGCCCCGCATGTCCAGCGGCGCCGTCGTGTGGTTGATTCCCAATGCCCAGACTGCCATCGGCCCGATTATAAAATTCACCGGAAGATCAAGCACTTAGCCTGGATCAATTGCCTTCACCGTGAATGCCATCGACTTTCTCGAGCACGCGCTGAGCTTCGCGGCACCCGCCCTGGCGGTCGCCCTGGGGCTCGCCCTCGCGGGCCGTTTCCTGCTGCCGCAAGCCGGGCCAAGGCCCGCCATCTGGGCCTTGTTTGCTCTTAATCTGATAGCTGGCCTGGCCGTGCTGGGCGCCGGCCTGTGGTATTTCGGGCACGACGGCAAGATGGCCACCTATGCCGCGCTGGTGGTGGCCGTCGCGACCGTGCAATGGCTGGCCGGCCGGGCCTGGCGCGGATAATCGCCCCACGATGCTGTTCCTGCTGTCCCCCGCCAAGTCGCTCGATTACGAATCGCCGGTGCCCGCCGTGCCGCACACGCTGCCGGAATTCGTGGCGGATTCGACGCGGCTGATCGAGGTGCTGCGCCGCAAGTCGCCGCAGCAGATCGCCAGCCTGATGGACATCAGCGACCCGCTGGCCGCGCTCAACGCCGCGCGCTACGAGGCCTGGACGCCCAAGTTCACCGCGCGCAATTCGCGCCAGGCCGTGCTGGCTTTCGACGGCGACGTCTACGACGGCCTGCAGGCGCGCCAGCTCAGCGCCCAGGACCTGGACTGGGCGCAGCAGCACCTGCGCATGCTGAGCGGCCTGTACGGCGTGCTGCGGCCGCTGGACCGGATGCAGCCTTACCGGCTGGAAATGGGCACGGCGCTCAAGGTCGGCAGCACGTCCAACCTCTACCAGTACTGGGGCAGCCGGATTTCCGAGAACCTGAATCGCCAGCTGGCCGCCGACAAGACGCCGGTGGTGATCAACCTGGCGTCGCAGGAATATTTCAAGGCGGTCGA
Coding sequences within it:
- a CDS encoding transglycosylase SLT domain-containing protein translates to MISRRSLLHTVPAGLGLALAGGRAQAGAQVEEPLADSVRTALTAAVANGAPPVPDFATVDARLQYLRWLGQMSHKLQRRTPDWNERKEFLQTVWYESKRAGLDPGLVLGLVQVESGFRKFAVSVVGARGYMQVMPFWTRLIGNGDPSALFHMQTNLRFGCVILRHYLDREGGDLYFALGRYNGSRGQAQYPRAVLGAGRNWVFVDSPLPERSPDPGRPAEKVPGGP
- a CDS encoding AAA family ATPase, producing MESRSLVPSNPGLKLPIANVRSIFRPHDVERKLAKLPPRDHESLRATYERMLELGPVRFQVKPSGVPEMAALYEQLPNFSAALDDVKRHVALAQDSGDGLEVTPMLLLGPPGIGKTHFARHLAELLGTGMSLVPMSSMTAGWLLSGASSQWKGAKPGKVFEALVDGQYANPVIVVDEIDKASADAQYDPLGSLYSLLEHDTAESFMDEFAEIALDASQVIWIMTANDDRCIPEPILNRLNVFEIDAPSPEQARAIALNLYRGIRAEHGWGRRFDEEPADDVLDLLAELAPREMRRALMTGFGNARLANRGAIAVEDLPKLGGAKTRIGFVQ
- the grxD gene encoding Grx4 family monothiol glutaredoxin yields the protein MSDVQQRINDLVKNSEVLLFMKGNAAFPMCGFSGRAVQILKACGVDPKQLKTVNVLEDDEIRQGIKEFSNWPTIPQLYVKGEFIGGSDIMMEMYQSGELQQVLGQ
- the prmC gene encoding peptide chain release factor N(5)-glutamine methyltransferase, with product MNLREALAASGLDRLDAQLLLLHVLGRAAQDRGWLIAHDDDALSPADAQRYAVLCRRRADGEPVAYLVGEKEFYGLPLAVDARVLVPRPDTETLVEWALEVLQGRSAPRIIDLGTGSGAIALALQQARPDAKVEAIDRSAEALAVASANAQRLGLPVAFRQADWLEGSNGPYDLVVSNPPYVAAGDPHLPALKHEPLSALVAGADGLDDIRRIAAVTPPLLAPGGWLLLEHGHDQAEAVRALLAGAGLAQAGSRSDLAGIDRCSGGRRLELG
- the prfA gene encoding peptide chain release factor 1 encodes the protein MKPFLRQQLERFPVRLQELDFFLSQPEVVNNMERFRELTREHAEVSEVAGRFQDFLQQEANLAQAREMLDDPEMADMAKEEIASLETELPALETELQTLLLPRDPDDVRNVFLEIRAGTGGDESALFAGDLLRMYTRYAERQGWRTELVSESEGEVGGFKEVVVRMVGEGAYGKLKFESGGHRVQRVPATESQGRIHTSACTVAALPEPDEAQAVQINPADLRIDTYRASGAGGQHVNKTDSAVRITHIPTGIVAECQDDRSQHRNKAKAMQVLAARIREKDRSERAAKDAAMRKGLIGSGDRSDRIRTYNFPQGRMTDHRINLTLYKLSFIMEGDLDEVVEALLLARRAEQLEELEVGMGAARS
- the hemA gene encoding glutamyl-tRNA reductase — its product is MAVWALGINHTTAPLDMRGRFAFALDQIGPTLSSLRGSLATGEAAILSTCNRTEIYCAGNQHAIEPTIEWLAHSGGVAPGLLRSHSYMLQDGHAARHAFRVASGLDSMVLGEAQILGQLKDAVRAAEEAGALGTTLNQLFQRSFAVAKEVRSSTDIGAHSISMAAASVRLAGQLFEDLGQVRVLFVGAGEMIELAATHFAAKNPKSIAVANRTLERGEKLASRFGAEVMRLADLPARLHEFDVVVSSTASQLPIIGLGAVERALKARKHRPMFMVDLAVPRDIEPEVKELEDVYLYTVDDLAHVVQTGQANRQAAVAQAEAIIDAGVQSFLHWMDQRRAVPLIRQLNAQADEWRTLELARARKLLARGEDVDAVLEALSKGLTQKMLHGAMAELHAGDADSRQRASQAIEHFFLRKER
- the yaaA gene encoding peroxide stress protein YaaA, coding for MLFLLSPAKSLDYESPVPAVPHTLPEFVADSTRLIEVLRRKSPQQIASLMDISDPLAALNAARYEAWTPKFTARNSRQAVLAFDGDVYDGLQARQLSAQDLDWAQQHLRMLSGLYGVLRPLDRMQPYRLEMGTALKVGSTSNLYQYWGSRISENLNRQLAADKTPVVINLASQEYFKAVDRGALKARVIDCVFEEWKPGGWKIVSFFAKKARGLMARYAITQRIETPRRLEAFDLEGYAFDAAASEPDRLVFRRRTQ